Proteins from a single region of Hordeum vulgare subsp. vulgare chromosome 6H, MorexV3_pseudomolecules_assembly, whole genome shotgun sequence:
- the LOC123403896 gene encoding E3 ubiquitin-protein ligase PUB23-like, whose amino-acid sequence METSGGRTAPHHFACPISLQPMQDPVTAPTGISYDRRAIERWLADGHATCPVTGRPLSLTDLTPNHTLRRLILSWHRVSMVASEPDVAPTSEPDDPEVAVLVAKVMSPTSCPTAGVLCEAAASAAVNITARRCMVRAGVQWRVLRLLSSCGKTISRAVMPTVEACLGLIDALDVSADELRPIVSGNHDLVDALTHVLVTLENGTYSGGGGNTTRDSAVRLLDSVIESADVALLERLRPELFRAVTAVVRNRTVSPRATRAALRVLLNACPNGNGKNRILVAEAGVVHEAIELELSSWPSFPSGKSRRVTELVMALLARLCACAEGRAAVVAHPAGIALVAKRALRVSAATDTSAVRVLAAVCGRATSPEVVREMARVGAVGKLCCVLQADCDQDVKETARAVLRMHSGVWCGSPCVSAYLLSRYL is encoded by the coding sequence ATGGAGACGTCTGGTGGCCGCACGGCGCCGCACCACTTCGCGTGCCCCATCTCACTGCAGCCCATGCAAGACCCAGTCACAGCGCCGACCGGCATCTCCTACGACCGCCGCGCCATCGAGCGGTGGCTCGCCGACGGCCACGCCACCTGCCCCGTCACCGGCCGGCCGCTCTCGCTCACGGACCTCACCCCGAACCACACCCTCCGCCGCCTCATACTCTCCTGGCATCGCGTGTCGATGGTGGCGTCTGAGCCTGACGTGGCGCCGACGTCGGAGCCCGATGATCCGGAGGTCGCTGTGCTCGTCGCGAAGGTGATGTCCCCGACTTCTTGCCCAACGGCCGGTGTTCTCTGCGAGGCGGCGGCGTCTGCCGCTGTGAACATCACGGCGCGGCGGTGCATGGTGCGCGCTGGCGTGCAGTGGCGCGTGCTCCGTCTATTATCGTCGTGCGGCAAGACGATCTCGCGGGCTGTGATGCCCACCGTCGAAGCGTGCCTGGGTCTCATCGATGCGCTCGACGTCTCCGCCGACGAGCTCCGGCCTATCGTTTCCGGCAATCACGACCTCGTAGACGCGCTGACACACGTGCTGGTGACGCTCGAGAATGGGACctactccggcggcggcggcaacaCGACCAGAGACAGCGCGGTGCGGCTCCTAGACTCCGTGATCGAGTCGGCTGACGTGGCGCTGCTGGAGCGGCTGCGTCCGGAGCTCTTCCGCGCCGTCACGGCGGTTGTGCGCAACCGTACCGTATCCCCCCGCGCGACGCGCGCGGCGCTGCGCGTGCTCCTCAACGCGTGCCCCAACGGCAACGGCAAGAACCGCATCCTCGTCGCCGAGGCCGGGGTGGTGCACGAGGCCATCGAGCTGGAGCTGTCTTCCTGGCCCTCCTTCCCCAGCGGCAAGAGCAGGCGAGTCACGGAGCTTGTCATGGCGCTGCTGGCCCGGCTGTGCGCGTGCGCCGAGGGGCGGGCGGCTGTGGTGGCGCACCCCGCGGGGATCGCACTGGTGGCAAAGCGTGCTCTGCGCGTGTCCGCCGCGACTGACACGTCCGCTGTGCGGGTGCTTGCGGCGGTCTGCGGCAGGGCGACGTCGCCGGAGGTGGTGCGGGAGATGGCCCGCGTCGGCGCAGTAGGGAAGCTCTGCTGCGTGCTGCAGGCGGACTGCGACCAAGACGTGAAGGAGACGGCGAGGGCCGTGCTGAGGATGCACTCCGGCGTGTGGTGCGGGTCGCCCTGCGTCAGCGCCTACCTGCTCTCTAGGTACCTCTAG